One Triticum dicoccoides isolate Atlit2015 ecotype Zavitan chromosome 4B, WEW_v2.0, whole genome shotgun sequence genomic window carries:
- the LOC119294202 gene encoding uncharacterized protein LOC119294202: protein MRARQRGERGGMSSTSTRSRLAAAADGASWCLALSALAALLLVCSLGETSEAVTVRGASLSARWRPCEEVYVVVEGETLHGISDRCGDPYILERNPHVHDPDDVFPGLVLRITPSSPSTRQSVPASP from the coding sequence ATGAGGGCGAGGCAGCGCGGTGAGAGAGGTGGTATGTCGTCGACGAGCACGAGGtcgaggctggcggcggcggcagacgGGGCCTCGTGGTGCCTCGCGCTATCGGCGCTGGCGGCGCTGCTGCTGGTGTGCTCCCTCGGCGAGACATCGGAGGCGGTCACTGTGCGGGGCGCGTCGCTGTCGGCGCGGTGGCGGCCGTGCGAGGAGGTCTACGTGGTGGTGGAGGGCGAGACGCTGCACGGCATCAGCGACCGGTGCGGCGACCCCTACATCCTGGAGCGCAACCCGCACGTCCACGACCCCGACGACGTCTTCCCCGGCCTCGTCCTCAGGATCACGCCCTCCAGCCCCAGCACCAGGCAGTCCGTCCCCGCTAGCCCGTAg